One part of the Truepera radiovictrix DSM 17093 genome encodes these proteins:
- a CDS encoding transposase, with amino-acid sequence MDKVTTTRAHASSEVSVPRRFSTKYKLAILAEIEAANEKGEVGQILRREGLYSSLISEWRKQRERGALEAMSGKQRGPTKDKLAAENKRLRERLAQLEERLGTVEELIDAQGNAFALLQEMSRKSDGAK; translated from the coding sequence ATGGATAAGGTCACCACCACAAGAGCGCACGCCAGCTCGGAGGTCAGCGTACCGAGAAGATTTTCTACGAAGTACAAACTCGCTATCCTCGCAGAGATCGAGGCGGCCAACGAGAAGGGAGAGGTTGGACAGATTCTCCGTCGTGAAGGGTTGTACTCCTCGCTCATCTCGGAGTGGCGCAAGCAACGAGAGCGGGGTGCACTCGAAGCGATGAGCGGCAAGCAGCGCGGCCCCACGAAGGACAAGCTTGCTGCTGAGAATAAGCGGTTGCGAGAGCGACTTGCCCAGCTAGAGGAGCGTTTGGGTACGGTCGAGGAGTTGATTGATGCCCAGGGAAACGCTTTTGCGCTCTTGCAGGAGATGTCCCGCAAGAGCGACGGGGCGAAATGA
- a CDS encoding DDE-type integrase/transposase/recombinase, with product MNEILDEQVKRFAPRVGTLRACRAFGVNPRTFRHRRQAQKGQLPIRKSSPHKPRSPHPAALTTEERRQILGVLCSERFCDLPPAQVFNTLLDEGTHLCSVRQMYRLLAEHGLLFERRRGGHFRRGLYPIPQLEAAAPDQCWTRSSPLGEGSSDPNLWDITKLPGSARGVHYHLYTVLDIFSREVVGWIAEHDTVATRESEMVARELIDKSCQREGINPNQLTLHADRGSPMVARSMADLLDELGVYKSHSRPRLSNDNPYSEAQFKTLKYRPDYPQRFESIQTAHN from the coding sequence ATGAATGAAATTTTGGACGAGCAAGTGAAACGCTTCGCCCCTCGTGTTGGCACCTTGCGTGCCTGTCGGGCGTTCGGTGTGAACCCGAGGACGTTTCGCCATCGTCGCCAAGCACAAAAAGGCCAACTGCCAATTAGGAAGTCGAGTCCACACAAGCCGCGCTCGCCGCATCCGGCCGCGCTCACCACTGAGGAGAGGCGGCAGATTCTCGGGGTCTTATGCTCCGAGCGCTTCTGTGACCTTCCTCCTGCGCAGGTGTTCAACACCTTGCTCGACGAAGGAACGCACCTCTGTTCAGTCCGGCAGATGTACCGTTTACTGGCAGAACACGGCCTTTTGTTCGAGCGGCGTCGTGGCGGTCATTTCCGTCGTGGTCTATACCCCATTCCACAACTCGAGGCAGCCGCGCCCGATCAGTGCTGGACTAGGTCATCGCCACTAGGCGAAGGGTCTAGTGACCCTAACCTGTGGGATATCACGAAGTTGCCAGGTTCTGCGAGGGGTGTCCATTACCACCTCTACACCGTTCTGGATATCTTCAGCCGGGAAGTGGTGGGGTGGATTGCGGAGCACGATACGGTGGCTACGCGTGAATCCGAGATGGTCGCACGTGAGCTCATCGACAAGAGCTGTCAGCGCGAAGGGATCAATCCCAACCAGCTCACCCTCCACGCCGACCGCGGCTCACCCATGGTGGCGCGTAGCATGGCCGACCTGCTAGACGAGTTAGGTGTTTACAAAAGTCACTCCAGGCCGCGCCTCTCAAACGACAACCCCTACAGCGAAGCACAGTTCAAAACGCTAAAGTACCGCCCTGACTATCCGCAGCGTTTCGAGTCTATCCAGACTGCCCACAACTGA